A region from the Kribbella shirazensis genome encodes:
- a CDS encoding pentapeptide repeat-containing protein encodes MPGGRLLTLRREGVAPGGGRLLLALTALSAPEVGALGVRARLLTRLLLRRRSLPSTRLRPTRTSRRARLPRAALSCAALRACALSLAGLQSPGLGAPGPSVLRGTRGGCVRAVCLRGAGRAAVRCTRLRPRRSTSAVGRWLGPRGSRLPRIRRTRTTLPRLCRAAVLTRRSRLPGVRLLPRLPRTLLPGTARPRPRLARPYLPAARLSGAGLAGACLSRARLAGACLSRARLARTRLPRTRLPRTGLRLSGLGWAGLGRPVLSGTRLGLTRLGLTRLGVTGLGLTGLGLTGLGVTGLGVTGLGVTGLGVTGLTGAGLAGAGLSGAGLTGAGVVGVVGGGLVGVFAAGGVPAAVEPVLGGDFRLARALELALGVGAARPPGRGLSFPRTRPHLVGPRTRVIVPRTEPPSSPTLPRTRTGRPRTRLTTTRLTRTALTRTALTGSPLTRARLVRICLARNGLLWAVRLAVSRVAPRGLVPVVRHRCSSRPCWVQLIGGVHKPLPPGHTLRDPDPPG; translated from the coding sequence ATGCCGGGCGGAAGGCTGCTGACTCTGCGGCGGGAGGGCGTTGCTCCAGGGGGAGGACGGCTGCTGCTGGCTCTGACCGCCTTGAGTGCCCCAGAGGTAGGAGCCCTCGGAGTGCGGGCCCGCCTGCTGACGCGGTTGCTGCTGCGAAGGCGAAGCCTGCCAAGCACTCGACTCAGACCCACCCGCACCAGCCGCCGAGCCCGCCTGCCTCGAGCTGCCCTGTCCTGCGCTGCCCTGAGAGCCTGTGCCCTGAGTCTGGCCGGTCTGCAGAGTCCAGGACTGGGAGCTCCAGGTCCCTCCGTCCTGAGAGGTACCCGAGGTGGGTGTGTTCGGGCGGTCTGTCTGCGAGGAGCCGGACGCGCTGCTGTCCGGTGTACCAGGCTGCGACCCCGCCGGAGCACCTCCGCCGTGGGACGGTGGCTCGGACCACGAGGGTCGCGGCTGCCAAGGATCAGGCGCACCCGAACGACCCTGCCCCGCCTGTGTCGAGCCGCCGTCCTGACGAGGCGAAGCCGACTGCCAGGAGTCCGCCTGCTGCCCCGTCTGCCCAGAACCCTGCTGCCAGGCACTGCGCGACCCAGGCCCCGCTTGGCCAGGCCCTACTTGCCCGCGGCCCGCTTGTCCGGGGCCGGACTGGCTGGGGCCTGCTTGTCCAGGGCCCGACTGGCTGGGGCCTGCTTGTCCAGGGCCCGACTGGCCCGGACCCGACTGCCCCGGACCCGACTGCCCCGGACCGGGCTGCGTCTGTCCGGACTGGGTTGGGCCGGGCTCGGCCGTCCAGTGCTGTCCGGCACCAGGCTGGGACTGACCAGGCTGGGACTGACCAGGCTGGGAGTAACCGGGCTGGGACTGACCGGGCTGGGACTGACCGGGCTGGGAGTAACCGGGCTGGGAGTAACCGGGCTGGGAGTAACCGGGCTGGGAGTAACCGGACTGACCGGGGCCGGACTGGCTGGGGCCGGGCTGAGCGGGGCCGGGCTGACCGGGGCCGGGGTGGTTGGGGTTGTGGGTGGGGGGTTGGTCGGGGTGTTCGCGGCGGGTGGGGTCCCAGCCGCCGTCGAACCAGTTCTGGGCGGGGACTTCCGGTTGGCCCGGGCTCTGGAACTCGCGCTTGGCGTCGGTGCCGCCCGTCCACCAGGACGCGGACTGTCCTTCCCCAGGACCCGGCCGCACCTCGTCGGCCCGCGGACCCGCGTCATTGTCCCGCGAACCGAACCACCCTCCAGCCCCACCCTGCCCCGAACCAGGACCGGCCGCCCCAGGACCCGCCTGACCACGACCCGCTTGACCAGGACCGCCCTGACCAGGACCGCCCTGACCGGTTCCCCCCTGACCAGAGCCCGGTTGGTCCGGATCTGTCTGGCCCGGAACGGGCTCCTGTGGGCGGTCCGGCTGGCTGTCAGCCGGGTCGCTCCCCGGGGGCTGGTTCCAGTTGTCCGACATCGATGCTCCTCACGACCTTGCTGGGTACAGCTCATTGGTGGGGTGCACAAGCCGCTTCCCCCCGGACATACTTTGCGCGATCCGGACCCACCAGGCTAG